One stretch of Longimicrobiaceae bacterium DNA includes these proteins:
- a CDS encoding ParB N-terminal domain-containing protein, whose product MSGKARLGGSRAAAPLVRREDLDDNVTTYQLDADGRSAEERVQHVRIDRVEPSPFQVRRVFPEREIEELADSIRDTGLIHQPKGRPHPAKPGWVELMPGELRLRALQRLIERGEAEGVLKRDGAGNWLAPIVLVTVDDERAESIVFTENEARTDLSAWEWALAWQQRRDRRKERGQPATVRDVAAAHHKPHTTVGEYLRVADALSMDVLGAAGVVAGGGPDHGRMARLPFSALKGIAAAADQGTQAAAERLLQELRRIGDRTAAERLQAPRSAVRSQGGAGKQSFQINIRQPLPDLSPQQATHYLGRISTALPVLARRAAEGIGGEDARSLADTLEETARLLRQRA is encoded by the coding sequence GTGAGCGGGAAGGCCCGTCTCGGCGGCTCCCGCGCGGCGGCGCCGCTGGTGCGACGCGAGGATCTCGACGACAACGTCACCACCTATCAGCTGGACGCGGACGGCCGCAGCGCCGAGGAACGCGTCCAGCACGTTCGGATCGACCGAGTCGAGCCGTCGCCTTTCCAGGTGCGCCGCGTCTTTCCGGAGAGGGAGATCGAGGAGCTGGCCGACAGCATCCGCGACACCGGCCTGATCCATCAGCCCAAGGGGCGACCTCACCCTGCGAAGCCCGGTTGGGTGGAGCTCATGCCCGGCGAACTGCGGCTCCGCGCGCTGCAGCGGCTGATCGAGCGGGGGGAGGCGGAGGGGGTCCTGAAGCGCGATGGGGCAGGGAACTGGCTCGCGCCGATCGTCCTCGTAACGGTGGACGACGAGCGGGCCGAGTCGATCGTCTTCACGGAGAACGAGGCGCGCACCGACCTTTCGGCCTGGGAGTGGGCACTTGCCTGGCAGCAGCGGCGCGACCGCAGGAAGGAGCGGGGGCAGCCGGCAACGGTCCGCGACGTGGCCGCGGCGCACCACAAGCCGCACACCACGGTGGGCGAGTACCTGCGCGTCGCCGATGCGCTCTCGATGGACGTGCTCGGAGCCGCCGGCGTGGTCGCGGGCGGAGGGCCGGACCATGGACGGATGGCGCGCCTCCCGTTCTCGGCGCTTAAGGGGATCGCCGCGGCCGCAGACCAGGGGACGCAGGCCGCGGCCGAGCGGCTGCTCCAGGAGTTGCGGCGAATCGGCGATCGTACGGCGGCGGAGCGCCTGCAGGCGCCTCGTAGCGCGGTACGGAGCCAGGGCGGGGCAGGGAAGCAGTCGTTCCAGATCAACATCAGGCAGCCGCTCCCCGATCTCAGTCCGCAGCAGGCCACGCACTACCTCGGGCGGATCTCCACCGCGCTGCCCGTCCTCGCGCGCCGCGCCGCGGAGGGGATCGGGGGAGAGGATGCGCGCTCGCTCGCGGATACGCTGGAGGAGACCGCACGCCTGCTGCGTCAGCGAGCCTGA
- a CDS encoding ParA family protein, whose translation MPPILSFIGAKGGTLKTASAAAVAHVLAKAGLRVVMVDLDPQGDLTTRSSFSRVADPLTADAVHVHYEGEPELPLWLLRGGRSMEAADMDAIQRHLERTEALDPDLVVIDTPPALGPATRAAAAAATFVIIPSEPGKESLMRAHDVITIATDDGRSPVIRILLTKANVQTNLYRWMVDNVDELYPKLRSRYVVPHETAAAESAVFDRPVTVSAPKSRSAQAYCDVAAEVIGSLGIESRSAVAGGVA comes from the coding sequence ATGCCTCCGATCCTCTCGTTCATCGGTGCCAAAGGAGGCACCCTCAAGACGGCGTCCGCGGCGGCCGTCGCGCACGTGCTCGCCAAGGCCGGCCTGCGCGTCGTGATGGTTGACCTCGATCCCCAGGGAGACCTCACCACGCGCAGCAGCTTCAGCCGCGTGGCGGACCCGCTGACCGCGGACGCGGTCCACGTACATTACGAGGGCGAGCCCGAGCTGCCGCTCTGGCTCCTGCGGGGGGGGCGCTCCATGGAGGCTGCCGACATGGACGCCATCCAGCGGCACTTGGAGCGCACGGAGGCGCTGGACCCGGACCTGGTGGTGATCGACACGCCCCCGGCGCTCGGGCCCGCGACCCGGGCTGCTGCTGCGGCCGCCACTTTCGTCATCATCCCGTCGGAGCCCGGCAAGGAGAGCCTGATGCGGGCGCACGACGTGATCACGATCGCGACCGACGACGGCCGCTCGCCGGTGATCCGGATCCTGCTCACCAAGGCCAACGTGCAGACCAACCTGTATCGCTGGATGGTCGACAACGTCGACGAGCTCTACCCGAAGCTCCGCAGCCGCTACGTGGTCCCGCACGAGACCGCGGCTGCGGAATCCGCGGTGTTCGACCGGCCGGTGACCGTCTCCGCGCCGAAGAGCCGCAGCGCCCAGGCGTACTGTGACGTGGCGGCCGAAGTGATCGGATCCCTGGGAATCGAGAGCCGCTCCGCCGTCGCTGGAGGGGTCGCGTGA